Proteins encoded in a region of the Acidobacteriota bacterium genome:
- a CDS encoding serine hydrolase encodes MIRERLIRAVVMITLAAATTIGLAAQQPASVSAAPPPQFPNADRIAKLTGALPGIDQLFRQFATRNRVPGIAWGILIDGKLVHSGSAGYRDVASKAPVDAETVFRIASMTKSFTAISILKLRDEGKLSLDDPAERYVPQLGALKYPTADSPRITIRHLLSHAEGFPEDNPWGDRQLAVTDDQMVEMLQRGIPFSNPPGLAYEYSNFGFAILGRIVSRVSGMPYRDYVQRNILTPLGMTATTLDSARVPADRMAHGYRLEDGQWKDEPSLPDGAFGAMGGMLTSTTDLARYVGFLMSAWPPRDDADTGPLRRSSVREMQQVWRPSPATVTRDQVDAPLRLNTGGYAFGLRVWQSCDQRHLVAHSGGLPGFGSHMRWLPEHGVAIIAMGNLTYTSWGRVADDVVDLLAATGGLQPRAPQPSPALLAAKSAVSTLITGWDDNLAESIAADNLFLDDSKERRRAQVDQLRVRHGACRPDAAFDVENALRGVWKMTCDRGWLRVGITLAPTMPPRVQSLSMASIMPLAGRLSDVAVRVVSMVGHPDEAALGSMLGPGMDVRAVAARLTAASAWGACAIGDVLDGDGSSTAGVRLSCAHGPLVLRLSLNEQTGRITRLSLAPAGDVTCVP; translated from the coding sequence ATGATCCGGGAACGCTTGATTCGCGCGGTCGTGATGATAACGCTCGCTGCGGCGACTACTATCGGTCTTGCTGCGCAGCAGCCGGCCTCGGTCTCCGCCGCTCCGCCGCCGCAGTTCCCGAACGCAGACCGCATCGCGAAACTGACAGGCGCGCTTCCCGGGATCGATCAGCTGTTCCGGCAGTTCGCGACAAGAAACCGCGTGCCCGGCATCGCGTGGGGAATCCTGATCGACGGCAAGCTCGTCCACTCAGGGAGCGCCGGGTATCGCGACGTTGCATCGAAGGCCCCGGTCGACGCCGAGACGGTGTTCCGGATCGCGTCCATGACGAAGAGCTTCACGGCGATATCAATCCTCAAACTGCGAGACGAGGGAAAGCTGTCGCTGGATGATCCGGCCGAGCGGTACGTGCCCCAGCTCGGCGCGCTCAAGTACCCGACCGCCGATTCGCCGCGCATCACGATCCGACACCTCCTGTCTCACGCCGAGGGTTTCCCGGAAGACAACCCGTGGGGCGACCGGCAGCTGGCAGTGACCGACGATCAAATGGTCGAGATGCTCCAGCGCGGCATCCCGTTCTCGAATCCTCCCGGCCTGGCCTACGAGTATTCGAATTTCGGCTTTGCGATCCTCGGGCGCATCGTTTCCCGAGTATCCGGCATGCCGTACCGTGACTATGTGCAGCGCAATATCCTGACGCCGCTCGGCATGACCGCCACGACGCTCGATTCTGCCCGCGTGCCTGCCGATCGAATGGCGCACGGCTATCGGCTCGAAGACGGCCAATGGAAAGACGAACCGTCGCTCCCCGATGGCGCATTCGGCGCCATGGGGGGCATGCTGACGTCGACCACGGACCTTGCCCGGTACGTCGGTTTCCTGATGTCGGCGTGGCCGCCCCGCGACGACGCTGACACCGGACCGCTCCGCCGCAGTTCGGTGCGCGAGATGCAGCAGGTGTGGAGGCCATCGCCGGCCACGGTCACGCGCGATCAGGTCGACGCGCCGCTTCGCCTCAACACGGGCGGCTACGCGTTTGGTCTTCGAGTCTGGCAGAGCTGCGACCAGCGCCACCTGGTGGCTCATAGCGGCGGTCTGCCGGGTTTCGGCTCGCACATGCGCTGGCTGCCCGAGCACGGCGTCGCCATCATCGCGATGGGCAACCTCACGTACACGAGCTGGGGACGGGTGGCCGATGACGTGGTCGATCTGCTGGCGGCGACCGGGGGGCTGCAGCCTCGTGCGCCGCAGCCGTCGCCGGCACTGCTGGCCGCGAAGAGTGCGGTGTCCACACTCATCACCGGCTGGGACGACAACCTGGCGGAGAGCATCGCGGCAGATAACCTGTTTCTGGATGATTCGAAGGAGCGGCGCCGCGCCCAAGTCGATCAACTGCGCGTGCGACACGGAGCATGCCGGCCCGATGCCGCGTTCGATGTCGAGAATGCGCTGCGCGGCGTCTGGAAGATGACCTGCGATCGCGGGTGGCTGCGAGTCGGCATCACGCTCGCCCCGACGATGCCGCCCCGGGTGCAGTCGCTGTCGATGGCGTCGATCATGCCGCTCGCCGGGAGGCTGAGCGATGTCGCGGTTCGTGTCGTGTCGATGGTGGGACACCCGGATGAGGCGGCGCTCGGGTCGATGCTTGGCCCGGGAATGGACGTGCGGGCCGTTGCTGCGCGGCTGACGGCCGCATCGGCGTGGGGCGCCTGCGCGATCGGGGACGTGCTCGACGGCGACGGTTCGAGCACCGCGGGCGTGCGGCTGTCGTGCGCGCACGGCCCGCTGGTACTGCGGCTGTCGCTCAATGAACAGACCGGGCGCATCACACGGCTGTCGCTGGCGCCGGCCGGCGACGTAACTTGTGTACCGTAA
- a CDS encoding DGQHR domain-containing protein yields the protein MIKVSAIQMQQFGVRFYQASLTAKDIDKLVRFEVLTYGEQTHPAVRGKKRPISTAKVNWDLLERRIGASDKAYQRQIIRRKIDELVQYFEQCRVARDLPSIPGAVIISCDEKLSFDPVEEGSPLGVLNVPAREGILRAIDGQHRLLAMHADIERFGKEMFTVPAVIFDQLPEDHIVQMFVTINAKHTRLNSSHLVSLSGRQLYRDDSLAAAHDIVRALNEREQSPLCGDIKLLGVGKGHVAQAPMAQELKRLFQSEAFGGSRKTQDFQEESKRFFVNYFKQIALVFVAAWNGRKYSIKSSAALRAFIRVAPEVVRRLDQEHVDRTDFRAIGRVISPWGHRIGDLRFETEGAWKKSTSVDALSKELRLALQYPEGTMV from the coding sequence ATGATCAAGGTGTCTGCTATCCAGATGCAGCAGTTCGGCGTGCGGTTCTACCAGGCGTCGCTCACCGCGAAGGATATCGACAAGCTCGTGAGGTTCGAGGTGCTCACTTACGGCGAACAGACGCATCCCGCTGTCCGGGGCAAGAAGCGACCGATCTCGACGGCCAAGGTGAACTGGGACCTGCTCGAACGTCGCATCGGCGCGAGCGACAAGGCCTACCAGCGGCAGATCATCCGCCGCAAGATTGACGAACTGGTTCAGTACTTCGAGCAGTGCCGAGTGGCGCGCGACTTGCCGTCGATTCCCGGCGCCGTCATCATCTCATGCGACGAGAAGCTCTCGTTTGATCCGGTCGAGGAGGGCTCGCCGCTGGGCGTTCTCAACGTGCCCGCGCGGGAAGGGATCCTGCGCGCGATCGACGGTCAGCATCGTCTGCTGGCGATGCATGCCGACATCGAGCGTTTTGGCAAGGAGATGTTCACCGTGCCAGCCGTGATCTTCGACCAGCTCCCGGAAGACCACATCGTGCAGATGTTCGTCACCATCAACGCCAAGCACACGAGGCTGAACTCCTCGCATCTGGTGAGCCTGTCGGGGCGCCAGTTGTACAGGGACGATAGTCTTGCGGCCGCCCACGACATCGTGCGCGCGCTCAACGAACGCGAACAGTCGCCGCTTTGCGGGGACATCAAGCTGCTTGGCGTCGGCAAAGGGCACGTCGCCCAGGCGCCGATGGCACAGGAGTTGAAGCGGCTGTTCCAGTCGGAAGCCTTCGGCGGTTCACGGAAGACGCAGGACTTCCAGGAAGAATCCAAGCGGTTCTTCGTCAATTACTTCAAGCAGATCGCGCTCGTGTTCGTCGCGGCGTGGAACGGGCGGAAGTACTCCATCAAGTCGTCCGCCGCCCTTCGCGCCTTCATTCGCGTCGCACCGGAGGTGGTCCGCCGCCTCGATCAGGAACACGTCGATCGCACCGACTTCCGGGCCATCGGGCGCGTGATCTCGCCGTGGGGCCACCGCATCGGAGATCTCCGGTTCGAAACCGAAGGCGCCTGGAAGAAGAGCACCTCGGTCGACGCGCTCTCGAAGGAGCTGCGACTGGCGCTGCAGTACCCGGAAGGCACGATGGTGTGA
- a CDS encoding heparan-alpha-glucosaminide N-acetyltransferase domain-containing protein — protein sequence MAPTQNRRAYIDWMRGLSVLFMVEIHSLDAWTRVTERKTSAYFVADFFGGLAAPMFLFLAGVSVVMAGAARARRTGDRTQAARSVQRRGWEIFGLAFLFRLQSFILSPGATLRGIFKADILNIMGPAIAAAAYLWGRLSNRGVRLATFAALAIAFTAVTPLVRMLTWPEAIVFGWYITPVPKMSVFTFFPWTGFVFAGALFGEILTLAKTAAEEWRINRWFFAAGMLLVAGGCGGACLPSPYPPGLSNFWTTSPAYFSIKIGIMLVLMCAIYLYVQRPLSSEPRNPASSPMLEFGRSSLFVYWIHVEIAYGIFSHPLHQRLFVWQSLAAFMMFAALLYRVTVFKTRLVASWRARATEPQSA from the coding sequence GTGGCCCCTACCCAGAATCGTCGCGCCTACATCGACTGGATGCGTGGGTTGAGCGTCCTGTTCATGGTCGAGATTCACTCGCTCGACGCATGGACACGGGTGACCGAACGCAAGACGTCAGCATATTTCGTGGCCGATTTTTTCGGCGGACTTGCGGCTCCGATGTTCCTGTTTCTTGCCGGCGTGTCGGTCGTGATGGCGGGTGCGGCGCGGGCCAGGCGGACCGGAGATCGGACACAGGCCGCCCGATCGGTTCAGAGGCGCGGATGGGAGATCTTCGGACTGGCGTTCCTCTTTCGGCTGCAGAGCTTCATCCTGAGTCCCGGCGCCACGCTGCGGGGCATCTTCAAGGCGGACATCCTCAACATCATGGGGCCGGCCATTGCCGCGGCGGCGTACCTCTGGGGCCGGCTGTCGAATCGCGGGGTCCGGCTGGCGACGTTTGCGGCGCTGGCGATCGCGTTCACGGCGGTGACGCCGCTGGTTCGGATGTTGACGTGGCCTGAGGCGATCGTCTTCGGTTGGTACATCACGCCGGTCCCGAAGATGAGCGTCTTCACGTTCTTTCCGTGGACGGGGTTTGTGTTTGCCGGCGCTCTGTTCGGCGAGATTCTGACGCTTGCGAAGACGGCTGCCGAGGAATGGCGGATCAACCGGTGGTTCTTCGCCGCCGGCATGCTCCTCGTCGCGGGCGGGTGTGGCGGGGCCTGTCTTCCGTCGCCGTATCCGCCAGGCCTGTCGAACTTCTGGACGACGTCACCGGCGTACTTCTCGATCAAGATCGGCATCATGCTGGTGTTGATGTGCGCCATCTATCTCTATGTCCAGCGCCCGCTGTCATCCGAACCCAGGAACCCGGCGTCCAGCCCGATGCTGGAATTCGGCCGGTCGTCGCTGTTCGTCTACTGGATTCACGTCGAGATCGCCTACGGCATCTTCTCGCACCCGTTGCACCAGCGGCTGTTCGTGTGGCAATCACTGGCCGCGTTCATGATGTTTGCGGCGTTGCTCTACCGCGTCACCGTCTTCAAGACGCGACTGGTCGCCTCCTGGCGAGCCAGGGCTACCGAGCCCCAGTCCGCCTGA
- a CDS encoding proline racemase family protein, whose amino-acid sequence MRCYKTIDAHAAGEPLRLIVEGFPTPKGRTMLEKRRWVRTYADRIRRSLMQEPRGHLDMYGAVLTEPVSPEADAGVLFMHNDGYSTMCGHGIIAVTTVAIERSLIHPRQPGQITFDAPAGLVLAIAQVTPREGSKSRSGPETRVNSVRFLNVPSFVLHPGLAVSVGGRTIRVDVAFGGAFYAIVDAEAAGIPVLANRLADLRRAGMEIKHAVEAAVTVEHPDDRGLNGIYGTIFTGPPDGEDADLKNVTVFADAEVDRSPCGTGTCAVMAVIDAMGMLPPDRPFRHQSIIGTVFSGRVASRTHVGDLDAIVPELEGSAWVTGEHTFIVDDDDPLGEGFRL is encoded by the coding sequence ATGCGGTGCTACAAGACCATCGATGCCCACGCAGCCGGCGAGCCGCTCCGATTGATCGTTGAAGGCTTCCCGACGCCGAAGGGCCGCACGATGCTCGAGAAGCGACGCTGGGTCAGGACCTACGCCGATCGGATCCGGCGGAGCCTGATGCAGGAGCCGCGAGGTCACCTCGACATGTACGGAGCGGTGCTGACCGAACCGGTGTCGCCGGAGGCCGACGCCGGCGTGCTGTTCATGCACAATGACGGCTACAGCACGATGTGCGGTCACGGCATCATTGCCGTGACGACCGTGGCGATCGAGCGGAGCCTGATCCATCCGCGGCAGCCCGGGCAGATCACCTTCGACGCGCCGGCCGGATTGGTGCTGGCGATCGCGCAGGTCACGCCGCGCGAAGGATCGAAGAGCCGTTCCGGGCCGGAGACCCGCGTCAACAGCGTGCGCTTCCTGAACGTGCCGTCGTTCGTGCTGCATCCGGGGCTCGCGGTCAGCGTGGGCGGGCGGACGATTCGCGTCGATGTGGCGTTTGGCGGCGCCTTCTACGCCATCGTTGATGCCGAAGCCGCGGGCATCCCCGTTCTGGCAAACCGGCTTGCCGACTTGCGCCGCGCGGGCATGGAGATCAAGCACGCCGTGGAGGCCGCCGTCACGGTCGAGCATCCTGACGATCGCGGCCTCAATGGCATCTACGGGACCATCTTCACAGGCCCGCCGGACGGCGAGGACGCCGACCTGAAGAACGTCACCGTATTCGCCGACGCGGAGGTGGACCGGTCGCCCTGCGGGACCGGAACCTGCGCCGTGATGGCGGTCATCGATGCGATGGGAATGCTCCCGCCAGACAGGCCGTTCCGCCATCAGAGCATTATCGGCACGGTGTTCTCGGGCCGAGTCGCTTCACGCACGCACGTCGGCGATCTCGACGCGATCGTGCCCGAACTGGAAGGCTCGGCCTGGGTGACGGGCGAGCACACGTTCATCGTCGACGATGACGACCCGCTCGGAGAGGGATTTCGACTGTAG
- a CDS encoding OsmC family protein, with protein sequence MADTKPPAIVDLTWNSGLAFTARDSTHAWVLDGRNQAGPSPVIALASALAGCMSIDLVAILTKGRHAVRALSTHLVGHRADEDPRRFLRVEMRFALDTDASPDQIQRAIDLSREKYCSVWHSLRQDIELITSIEPAS encoded by the coding sequence ATGGCCGACACCAAACCTCCTGCCATCGTCGATCTGACCTGGAACAGCGGACTGGCGTTCACAGCCCGCGACAGCACACATGCGTGGGTGCTCGATGGGCGCAACCAGGCCGGCCCCTCGCCGGTCATCGCGCTTGCGTCGGCCCTGGCGGGTTGCATGAGCATCGACCTGGTGGCCATCTTGACCAAGGGACGGCACGCCGTGCGCGCATTGTCCACGCATCTGGTGGGACACCGGGCCGACGAGGATCCACGCCGTTTCCTTCGGGTGGAGATGCGCTTCGCGCTCGACACCGACGCCTCGCCCGATCAGATCCAGCGCGCCATCGATTTGTCGCGCGAGAAGTACTGCTCGGTGTGGCATTCCCTGCGCCAGGACATCGAACTGATCACGAGCATCGAACCTGCGAGTTGA
- a CDS encoding M23 family metallopeptidase — translation MSLKTILLFVLVLLIVAGGAAYYFAGQAPGPLVTIHGPSVMGSASATLDASVDMMGTRLTRVEARLEQAGKQFPVFSLASPGDARFVQEAPDRMRMTRAVVSSQFAGLKDGTARLVMTAERTVLFGLRRAESTSSRDVRVRLTPPTIAVVSTHHYVKVGGAEMIVYRAAPPDVSSGVQVGDRYYPGFPAAGIGGGKTPDPTLRVAFFSLGFDQDLNTRMTLVARDEAGNTVVADFDHKTLPDKFARSRVPIDDAFLSRVVPPILQATPELKMPTGTPDERLAAFLAINSDVRRKNAQQIEAVARDSAPEMLWRGPFQRMARAAPEAVFADHRTYLYGGREVDRQVHLGADLASTRGAQVVAANAGRVMYAGYLGIYGNCVIIDHGMGVETLYAHLSAMDVEKGDSVKSGETIGQSGMTGLAGGDHVHFTTLVAGRPVNPVEWWDPHWIADRVERKLFEAGLISEAPTVAAEPVRKKPAPSHAKAKPKPKPRARPPVKPRPKR, via the coding sequence ATGTCCCTCAAGACGATTCTGCTGTTTGTCCTCGTTCTGCTCATCGTGGCCGGGGGCGCCGCTTACTATTTTGCGGGCCAGGCACCAGGGCCACTCGTCACGATACACGGGCCCTCGGTGATGGGCAGCGCCAGCGCCACGCTTGACGCGTCGGTCGACATGATGGGCACGCGCCTCACGAGGGTCGAGGCCAGGCTCGAACAGGCTGGAAAGCAGTTTCCGGTGTTTTCGCTGGCGTCACCCGGTGATGCGCGTTTTGTGCAGGAAGCGCCCGATCGCATGCGAATGACGCGGGCGGTGGTATCCAGCCAGTTTGCCGGCCTGAAGGACGGGACGGCGCGCCTCGTGATGACCGCGGAGCGCACGGTGCTCTTCGGTCTCCGCCGCGCAGAGTCCACTTCGTCGCGCGACGTACGGGTGCGGCTGACGCCACCGACGATCGCAGTCGTCTCGACGCACCACTATGTGAAGGTCGGTGGAGCCGAGATGATCGTGTACCGGGCTGCGCCCCCCGATGTGTCGTCAGGCGTGCAGGTGGGCGACCGCTACTATCCCGGCTTTCCGGCGGCTGGCATCGGCGGCGGAAAGACGCCCGATCCAACACTGCGTGTGGCGTTCTTCTCGCTGGGCTTTGATCAGGATCTCAACACGCGCATGACGCTGGTTGCGCGTGACGAAGCGGGCAACACGGTCGTGGCGGATTTCGATCACAAGACGTTGCCGGACAAGTTTGCGCGCAGCCGCGTGCCGATCGATGATGCGTTCCTCAGCCGCGTGGTGCCGCCGATTCTGCAGGCCACGCCCGAGTTGAAGATGCCGACCGGCACACCCGACGAGCGGCTGGCGGCCTTCCTGGCCATCAACAGTGACGTCCGCCGCAAGAACGCGCAGCAGATCGAGGCCGTCGCCCGAGACAGCGCCCCGGAGATGCTGTGGCGCGGCCCGTTCCAGCGCATGGCCCGTGCGGCGCCGGAAGCCGTGTTCGCGGATCATCGCACCTACCTGTACGGCGGGCGCGAAGTGGATCGGCAGGTCCACCTGGGCGCGGATCTCGCTTCGACACGGGGCGCGCAAGTCGTCGCTGCAAATGCGGGACGCGTGATGTACGCGGGATACCTCGGCATCTACGGCAATTGCGTCATCATCGATCACGGCATGGGGGTCGAGACGCTGTACGCCCACCTGTCGGCGATGGATGTCGAAAAGGGCGACAGCGTCAAGAGCGGAGAGACCATCGGACAGAGCGGCATGACGGGGCTGGCCGGCGGCGATCACGTGCACTTCACGACGCTGGTGGCTGGCCGGCCGGTCAATCCAGTCGAATGGTGGGATCCGCACTGGATCGCCGATCGCGTTGAACGCAAACTGTTCGAGGCTGGCCTCATTTCTGAGGCACCAACGGTGGCGGCCGAACCGGTCCGGAAGAAGCCGGCGCCCTCACATGCGAAGGCGAAGCCAAAACCGAAGCCCAGGGCTCGCCCTCCGGTCAAACCGCGTCCCAAGCGCTGA
- a CDS encoding ornithine cyclodeaminase family protein (cyclodeaminase) encodes MLLPSIDESTLRACVSPADAIAAVRAAFRADGEGRTSVPAVINLPIPGTNGEFHVKTAWVEGLPVVAVKVASGFYDNPARGLPTGSGLMALFDAQTGMPVALLFDNGFLTDIRTGAAGAVAAECLARREITTAGVVGSGVQARHQVRCLMEVRPFRRLLAWSPDGIGLESYCAEMRASLGITATVARDAAAVCREADVLITATPAREPIVRAEWLTPGLHITALGSDTPGKQELEAACLGRADMVVVDRLSQCARFGELSHALRLGVLKESDVWAQLGDIVAGRKPGRTSDDQITICDLTGVGFQDTAIAALAWERVRVTGLAPIVRPVGMGDV; translated from the coding sequence ATGTTACTTCCCAGCATCGACGAAAGCACCCTTCGCGCTTGCGTCTCACCGGCCGACGCCATCGCCGCAGTACGAGCCGCGTTTCGAGCCGATGGCGAGGGCCGCACCAGCGTGCCCGCCGTCATCAATCTGCCCATCCCGGGCACGAACGGCGAGTTCCACGTCAAGACAGCCTGGGTGGAGGGCTTGCCGGTGGTGGCGGTGAAGGTGGCGTCAGGATTTTACGACAATCCGGCCCGCGGGCTGCCGACCGGTTCAGGGCTGATGGCGTTATTCGACGCACAGACGGGGATGCCCGTGGCGCTGCTGTTCGACAACGGGTTTCTCACCGACATCCGCACGGGCGCGGCTGGTGCGGTGGCGGCCGAATGTCTCGCCAGGCGGGAGATCACGACGGCGGGTGTCGTCGGATCCGGCGTGCAGGCCCGGCATCAGGTGCGATGTCTCATGGAGGTCCGGCCCTTCAGGCGCCTGCTCGCCTGGAGCCCGGACGGGATCGGTCTCGAGAGTTACTGCGCAGAAATGCGGGCGTCGCTGGGCATCACCGCGACGGTGGCGAGGGACGCGGCAGCGGTCTGTCGCGAAGCCGACGTGCTCATCACGGCCACTCCCGCGCGTGAGCCCATCGTGCGTGCCGAGTGGCTCACGCCCGGGCTTCACATCACCGCGCTCGGATCGGACACGCCTGGCAAGCAGGAACTCGAGGCGGCCTGTCTCGGGCGCGCGGACATGGTTGTGGTCGACCGGCTGTCCCAGTGTGCCCGCTTCGGCGAGCTGTCGCATGCGCTGCGATTGGGCGTGTTGAAGGAATCCGATGTCTGGGCGCAACTTGGCGATATTGTCGCCGGCCGGAAGCCGGGCCGGACCAGCGACGATCAGATCACAATCTGCGATCTGACCGGTGTGGGTTTTCAGGACACCGCGATCGCCGCGCTCGCGTGGGAACGCGTACGCGTGACAGGCCTCGCGCCCATCGTGAGGCCTGTTGGCATGGGAGATGTATGA
- a CDS encoding VWA domain-containing protein produces MTYRRVSLVGLAGVLCGGVFVAASAPFAGQASPPQVTVFKSTTKIVPIYATVTDDQDRLIPDLTRADFEILDNSVRQEISVFESRSQPITSIVMLDTSGSMTDSLALVKAGAEQFLERLLPQDKAQVGAFNDKIQFSGTFTSNRDDLVAALKDIDFGYPTRLYDAIDQSVDRLVDIEGRRVIVLLTDGEDNSSKKGQGEVLDRARREEVMIYGIGLESVYFDGVRKVRTSPDRVLRRMAEETGGGYYRLPASPELSSVFTRIALELHRQYVLGFSPTTLDGKVHKLAVTVKRPGMKTRARKSYVAVGDAPAGRPRYSP; encoded by the coding sequence ATGACCTATCGACGTGTGAGTCTGGTTGGTCTCGCCGGCGTCCTCTGCGGCGGCGTGTTCGTGGCCGCCTCGGCACCCTTCGCAGGCCAGGCCTCGCCGCCGCAGGTGACGGTCTTCAAGTCGACTACGAAGATTGTCCCAATCTACGCGACGGTGACCGACGATCAGGACCGGCTGATCCCCGATCTGACGAGGGCCGATTTCGAAATCCTCGATAACAGCGTGCGGCAGGAGATCTCGGTGTTCGAGAGCCGGTCGCAGCCGATCACGTCGATCGTCATGCTGGATACGAGCGGCAGCATGACCGACTCGCTGGCGCTGGTGAAGGCTGGGGCCGAACAGTTCCTGGAGCGGCTGCTGCCACAGGACAAGGCCCAGGTGGGCGCCTTCAACGACAAGATCCAGTTCAGCGGCACGTTCACCTCGAATCGGGACGACCTGGTGGCGGCGCTCAAGGACATCGACTTCGGATATCCGACGCGGCTCTACGACGCCATCGATCAATCCGTCGATCGGCTTGTCGACATCGAGGGCCGGCGGGTCATCGTGCTGCTCACCGACGGTGAGGACAACAGCAGTAAGAAGGGTCAGGGCGAGGTGCTCGATCGGGCGCGGCGGGAAGAGGTGATGATCTACGGAATCGGACTCGAGTCCGTGTACTTCGACGGCGTGCGCAAGGTGCGCACGAGCCCCGACAGAGTGCTGCGGAGGATGGCCGAGGAAACCGGCGGCGGGTACTACCGGCTGCCCGCCTCGCCAGAACTCAGCAGCGTCTTCACCCGCATCGCGCTTGAATTGCACCGCCAGTACGTGCTCGGCTTTTCGCCGACAACGCTTGACGGCAAAGTGCACAAACTCGCGGTGACCGTGAAACGTCCGGGCATGAAGACCCGGGCGCGGAAGTCGTACGTCGCCGTTGGAGACGCGCCGGCCGGGCGACCGCGGTACTCCCCGTAG
- a CDS encoding iron donor protein CyaY, with protein MADEALSEQEFRVKADEAIEAAQHALLGLADAEGFELEIQGGVLNVQFEEPTAARFVVSQNAPVRQIWVSALVRSFKLSWSPELGAFALNGESLTALLVRLTHEHLGH; from the coding sequence ATGGCAGACGAGGCGTTGTCGGAGCAGGAGTTTCGCGTCAAGGCCGACGAGGCGATTGAAGCGGCCCAGCACGCGCTATTGGGCTTGGCTGATGCCGAAGGGTTCGAGCTCGAAATCCAGGGCGGCGTGCTGAACGTGCAGTTCGAGGAGCCAACCGCCGCGCGCTTCGTCGTCAGCCAGAACGCGCCGGTGCGCCAGATCTGGGTATCGGCGCTCGTGCGCAGTTTCAAGCTCTCGTGGTCACCGGAACTCGGCGCCTTCGCGCTCAACGGCGAGTCGCTGACCGCGCTCCTCGTGCGCCTTACCCACGAGCACTTGGGACACTGA